From Planococcus halocryophilus, the proteins below share one genomic window:
- the ilvA gene encoding threonine ammonia-lyase IlvA has translation MTKSNIKELDRKEIVKKVSVEEIMVANQALKDVVIKTPLQKNELLSARYECNVYLKREDLQVVRSFKLRGAYNFIRSLDAAERAKGVVCASAGNHAQGVAYSCFALGIEGKIFMPLTTPRQKVSQVKRFGGDQVSVVLVGDTFDDSFSAAMEYCTAEEKVFVHPFNDTSVIAGQGTVAVEVLNDMQEPVDYMFCAIGGGGLTAGVGSYLKGISPKTKLVGVEPAGAASMKTSLANGKVTRLDTIDTFVDGAAVKQVGDVTMAICADVLDDIALVPEGKVCTTILQLYNENAIVAEPAGALSVAALDFYKDEIKGKNIVCVISGGNNDIERMQEIKEKSLIYEGLKHYFIVSFPQRAGALRKFMGQVLGETDDITHFEYTKRTNRDEGPVLVGIELKSPDDYEPLVKRMTDSGFPYKEINNDSLLFNLLI, from the coding sequence ATGACTAAGAGCAACATCAAAGAGCTCGACAGAAAAGAAATAGTAAAGAAAGTATCCGTAGAAGAAATTATGGTAGCCAACCAGGCGCTCAAGGACGTTGTCATCAAGACACCTTTGCAAAAAAATGAATTGCTCTCAGCACGGTATGAATGCAATGTGTATTTAAAAAGAGAAGATCTTCAAGTAGTCCGATCTTTTAAACTGCGAGGTGCCTATAACTTCATCCGTAGTCTAGATGCAGCAGAACGAGCAAAAGGGGTTGTCTGTGCGAGTGCCGGTAACCATGCTCAAGGGGTAGCGTATTCATGTTTCGCTCTTGGCATTGAAGGAAAGATCTTTATGCCTTTAACAACGCCACGTCAAAAAGTATCTCAAGTAAAACGTTTTGGTGGAGACCAAGTTTCGGTTGTTTTAGTGGGAGATACGTTTGATGACTCGTTTTCAGCAGCGATGGAGTACTGTACAGCTGAAGAAAAAGTATTTGTTCATCCATTTAACGACACAAGCGTCATTGCAGGACAAGGAACGGTCGCAGTGGAAGTGTTAAATGATATGCAAGAACCTGTCGATTATATGTTTTGTGCAATTGGCGGTGGGGGATTGACTGCGGGCGTTGGTTCTTACTTAAAAGGAATCAGTCCAAAAACGAAGTTGGTTGGTGTTGAACCGGCAGGCGCTGCTAGCATGAAAACCTCATTGGCAAATGGCAAAGTAACGCGTCTAGATACGATTGATACGTTTGTAGACGGTGCTGCAGTTAAGCAAGTTGGGGATGTAACAATGGCGATTTGCGCAGACGTGTTAGATGACATTGCATTAGTTCCAGAAGGCAAAGTGTGTACGACGATTTTGCAGCTGTACAACGAAAATGCGATTGTTGCTGAACCCGCAGGTGCGTTGTCTGTAGCGGCTTTAGATTTTTATAAAGATGAAATCAAAGGGAAAAACATTGTTTGCGTCATTAGTGGAGGCAATAACGACATTGAACGGATGCAAGAAATTAAAGAGAAATCTTTGATTTACGAAGGGTTGAAACATTACTTTATCGTCTCTTTCCCACAACGTGCTGGTGCGCTGCGCAAGTTTATGGGGCAAGTGCTAGGTGAAACAGACGACATTACTCATTTTGAATACACGAAACGGACAAATCGCGACGAAGGACCGGTACTCGTTGGCATCGAACTGAAAAGTCCAGATGACTATGAACCGCTCGTCAAACGTATGACCGATAGTGGTTTTCCGTATAAAGAAATTAACAATGATTCACTGCTGTTTAATTTATTAATTTAG
- a CDS encoding DNA-3-methyladenine glycosylase I: MEKRCLWAQSNALMQAYHDDEWCKPSRDDRYIFEMLTLEGAQAGLSWNIVLSKRQAYLEAFRNFDIVYCAQLTDEKLVAIKENYGVIKHGAKLTSVRSNALAVLNIQKEWGSFADFLWSFTSGETIDNKWPSDAQIPAQSPVSVRLSKELKKRGFKFVGPVTTYSFIQAIGMVNDHVENCISRISSTK; encoded by the coding sequence ATGGAGAAAAGATGTTTATGGGCACAAAGCAACGCGTTGATGCAAGCTTATCACGACGACGAATGGTGCAAACCAAGTAGAGACGATCGATACATTTTTGAAATGCTCACATTAGAAGGTGCCCAAGCCGGATTATCATGGAATATTGTGTTGTCTAAAAGACAAGCTTATCTAGAGGCTTTCCGGAATTTTGACATTGTCTACTGTGCGCAATTAACAGATGAAAAATTGGTTGCCATAAAAGAAAATTATGGTGTTATCAAGCACGGTGCAAAATTAACATCTGTTCGGTCTAATGCACTAGCAGTCTTGAACATACAAAAAGAGTGGGGCAGTTTTGCAGATTTTTTGTGGAGCTTTACGAGTGGAGAGACAATCGACAACAAATGGCCTAGTGATGCTCAAATACCCGCTCAATCTCCTGTGTCTGTTCGACTCAGTAAAGAGCTGAAAAAAAGAGGATTTAAATTTGTAGGACCCGTAACAACTTACTCTTTCATACAAGCAATCGGAATGGTGAACGATCATGTCGAAAATTGCATTAGCCGTATATCCAGCACGAAATAA
- a CDS encoding fructose-bisphosphatase class III yields the protein MNLKYLDLLAQKYDCEEKVATEIINLESILDLPKGTEHFVSDLHGEFQAFQHVLRNGSGNVKVKIKDLFKNELSDEELNEFATLVYYPEEKLLMIKSHFNSKAELHEWYIEVIERLLKLIAYASSKYTRSKLRKALPKQFVYIIEELLYKTDEFKNKKDYYAKMVMQIISLGQADKLIVGLAYTTQRLVVDHLHVVGDIYDRGPDPHKIVDTLIDYHSVDVQWGNHDVLWIGAYAGSKVCLANILRICARYNNLDIIEDVYGINLRPLLNLAEKYYDDNPAFRPKRISDEKMTEQEQLQITKIHQAISIIQFKLESPIIKRRSCFDMKDRLLLEKVDYEKNEATIHGETYPLDNTCFATINPDQPDELLEEERQVIDKLLFSVQHSEKLARHMNFLMKKGSLYLKYNGNLLIHGCIPLDEDGNMEKMEIEGKSYAGRELLDVFERYLRTSFAHPEETDDFATDMVWYLWTGEYSSLFGKREMTTFERYFIQDKETHKERKNPYYYLREDEEICRKILAEFELNPDHGRIINGHTPVKERDGENPIKANGKMLVIDGGFSKAYQSTTGIAGYTLLYNSYGMQLVAHQLFNSKDEVLQNGTDVLSVKRLVDEELERKKVKETNIGECLQQEIWNLNSLREYRYMKTVRK from the coding sequence ATGAACTTAAAATACTTAGATTTATTAGCGCAAAAATATGATTGTGAAGAAAAAGTCGCTACTGAAATCATTAACCTTGAGTCCATATTGGATCTACCTAAAGGAACGGAACACTTTGTCAGTGATTTACACGGAGAGTTTCAGGCGTTTCAACATGTATTGCGGAATGGCTCTGGAAACGTAAAAGTAAAAATTAAAGACTTGTTTAAAAACGAACTGAGTGACGAAGAATTAAACGAATTCGCTACGCTCGTTTATTATCCAGAAGAGAAATTGCTTATGATTAAAAGTCATTTTAACAGTAAAGCAGAGCTGCATGAATGGTACATAGAAGTAATTGAGCGGCTGCTGAAACTGATTGCCTACGCGTCGTCTAAATACACACGCTCAAAGTTAAGGAAAGCGCTACCAAAACAATTTGTTTATATTATCGAAGAATTATTGTATAAAACAGATGAGTTTAAAAACAAGAAAGATTATTATGCAAAAATGGTGATGCAGATTATTTCCTTAGGACAAGCGGATAAATTGATAGTTGGATTGGCATATACAACACAACGTCTAGTCGTTGATCACCTGCATGTCGTCGGAGATATTTATGACAGGGGACCAGATCCACATAAAATAGTGGATACGCTGATCGATTACCATTCAGTAGATGTTCAATGGGGAAATCATGACGTTTTATGGATAGGCGCTTATGCTGGTTCAAAAGTATGTTTAGCCAATATTTTACGGATTTGTGCTCGCTATAACAACTTAGACATTATTGAAGATGTATATGGTATTAACTTAAGGCCTTTACTAAACTTGGCTGAAAAATACTATGATGACAATCCGGCATTTCGACCAAAAAGAATTTCAGATGAAAAAATGACCGAGCAAGAGCAGTTGCAAATCACTAAAATTCATCAAGCGATTTCCATTATCCAATTTAAGTTAGAAAGTCCCATTATCAAAAGACGCTCATGCTTTGACATGAAAGACCGTTTACTGCTTGAAAAAGTCGATTATGAAAAAAATGAAGCGACAATTCATGGGGAAACTTATCCATTAGATAATACGTGTTTTGCGACTATCAATCCAGATCAACCAGATGAATTATTAGAAGAAGAAAGACAAGTTATCGACAAATTGCTATTTTCGGTTCAACATTCAGAAAAACTAGCGCGTCATATGAATTTTTTGATGAAAAAAGGAAGTTTGTATTTGAAATACAATGGCAATTTACTTATTCATGGATGCATTCCATTAGATGAAGATGGCAATATGGAGAAAATGGAGATCGAGGGAAAATCTTATGCAGGGCGTGAACTGCTCGATGTTTTTGAGCGGTATTTGCGTACTTCATTTGCACATCCAGAAGAAACGGATGATTTTGCGACCGATATGGTGTGGTATTTGTGGACAGGTGAATATTCATCGCTATTCGGAAAACGTGAAATGACGACATTTGAACGTTACTTTATTCAAGACAAAGAAACGCATAAAGAGCGTAAAAATCCTTATTACTATTTACGTGAAGACGAAGAAATATGCCGGAAAATACTTGCTGAATTTGAATTGAACCCTGATCATGGGCGTATCATCAATGGCCATACACCTGTTAAAGAGCGGGACGGCGAAAACCCAATCAAAGCAAATGGAAAAATGCTTGTAATCGATGGTGGATTCTCAAAAGCTTACCAGTCCACTACAGGAATTGCCGGGTATACCTTGCTTTATAATTCTTATGGCATGCAATTGGTCGCTCACCAGTTGTTCAATTCAAAAGATGAAGTATTGCAAAACGGTACAGATGTTTTATCTGTAAAACGATTGGTTGATGAAGAATTAGAACGTAAAAAAGTTAAAGAAACCAATATTGGTGAATGTCTCCAGCAAGAAATTTGGAATTTGAATAGTTTAAGAGAATATCGATACATGAAAACTGTTAGGAAGTAG
- a CDS encoding GAF domain-containing sensor histidine kinase: MLKEQERYSRLAEITRIINTKLKLKDMLQHVAAAISEEIVQCDAIGIYLPDNEGVFRAVAGKPEAINGQPLTDQKIELDEDPLANEIATTKQVVYIPDTSIDSRPNAAALAAFNIKSLLGLPIIYEQHLYGLVFLFDNGKKMDLTDNQIQSVEAYVNMAAVAIQNANNLKQKEQLLAEKQLLLDANNELAKCSTVKESLTTCFRYLENVSGFTNVAVFLRKPNHSNTVYLKEVNTKSNWSKPEWERILDDFQSNTNSETVIKNIIRKKHMRFIPSKEKCRLVFIPLISKGAVFGVVAIACLSEKLHVFDKTQINLTQSIINSTAITLSNLTYMDQLEHRVRDRTLELANANERVTSVIGSITDGFFALNENWEFIYINNHQVLPEGRTPENVLGEEIWSVFPERFNAVLYKEFSGAMLKRMPVRFEIASAEEGYCYEIVAYPFDDGICCMCKNTTEKKHYENELKRLSNLELIGQMAAGISHEIRNPMTTVRGFLQLLTDNKELESYNSYFELMIEELDRANSIISEFLSMGNTRSSDLKMQNLNAIITDIAPLLKIDTFSQNKFIEIETMDLPDLLLNRNEIRQLLINICRNGLEAMNPGEMLSIRTYIENESAVVLEIEDEGEGMSEEVLKKIGTPFYTTKDNGTGLGLGVSYAIAARHRAKIDVQSNSDGTIFSFKFQL; this comes from the coding sequence ATGTTGAAAGAACAAGAAAGATATTCGAGACTGGCAGAAATCACAAGAATCATTAATACGAAACTGAAATTAAAAGACATGCTTCAACATGTCGCAGCGGCCATTTCAGAGGAAATTGTTCAATGTGATGCTATCGGTATTTATCTTCCTGATAACGAAGGAGTATTCCGAGCGGTAGCAGGTAAGCCTGAAGCTATCAATGGTCAACCGTTGACTGATCAGAAAATAGAATTGGATGAAGATCCACTTGCAAATGAAATTGCCACTACAAAACAAGTGGTTTACATTCCCGATACATCGATCGACTCACGTCCTAATGCTGCAGCTTTAGCAGCATTTAACATAAAGTCACTTCTTGGACTTCCCATTATTTATGAGCAACATTTATATGGTCTCGTATTTCTATTTGATAATGGCAAGAAAATGGATTTAACAGACAATCAAATTCAAAGTGTTGAAGCTTATGTCAATATGGCAGCTGTAGCTATTCAAAATGCTAATAACCTTAAACAAAAAGAGCAACTGCTTGCAGAAAAACAATTACTTCTCGACGCAAATAACGAACTTGCCAAATGTTCGACTGTAAAAGAAAGCTTAACTACTTGTTTTCGTTACTTAGAGAATGTCAGTGGGTTTACAAATGTCGCAGTTTTTTTAAGAAAGCCGAATCATTCAAACACGGTTTATCTCAAAGAAGTGAATACCAAATCAAATTGGTCAAAACCTGAATGGGAACGTATTCTTGACGATTTCCAATCTAATACGAATTCTGAAACAGTCATCAAAAACATTATTAGGAAAAAACATATGCGTTTTATTCCTTCAAAAGAAAAATGTCGGTTAGTGTTTATTCCGTTAATATCAAAAGGAGCAGTTTTCGGAGTGGTTGCAATCGCTTGTTTATCAGAAAAATTGCATGTTTTCGACAAAACACAAATCAACTTAACGCAGTCAATTATCAATTCGACTGCGATTACACTTTCAAACTTAACTTATATGGATCAACTCGAGCATCGTGTAAGAGACCGAACGTTGGAGCTAGCAAATGCAAACGAGCGGGTTACTAGTGTTATTGGCAGCATTACAGATGGTTTTTTTGCGCTGAATGAAAACTGGGAATTTATCTATATTAACAATCATCAAGTTCTTCCAGAAGGACGCACTCCAGAAAATGTGTTGGGCGAGGAAATATGGTCTGTTTTTCCTGAACGTTTTAATGCCGTTTTGTATAAAGAGTTTTCTGGAGCCATGTTGAAAAGAATGCCTGTACGTTTTGAAATAGCGTCTGCTGAAGAAGGCTATTGTTACGAAATTGTCGCCTATCCTTTTGATGACGGTATTTGTTGCATGTGTAAAAATACGACAGAAAAGAAACACTATGAAAATGAATTGAAACGTTTATCAAACTTAGAACTCATTGGACAAATGGCTGCAGGAATCAGTCATGAAATTCGAAATCCAATGACGACTGTTCGGGGCTTTTTACAGTTGCTTACAGACAATAAAGAACTAGAAAGTTACAATTCGTATTTTGAACTTATGATTGAAGAGCTAGACCGGGCAAACTCCATCATTTCTGAATTTCTATCGATGGGCAATACGAGGTCGTCGGATTTGAAAATGCAAAATTTAAATGCCATTATTACGGATATTGCACCTTTACTGAAAATTGATACGTTTAGTCAAAATAAGTTTATCGAAATCGAAACGATGGATTTGCCAGATCTTCTGTTAAACCGAAATGAAATTCGTCAATTGCTCATAAACATTTGTCGAAATGGACTTGAAGCCATGAACCCAGGAGAAATGTTGTCTATACGGACATATATAGAAAACGAAAGCGCAGTTGTTCTTGAAATAGAAGATGAAGGCGAAGGTATGAGCGAAGAAGTGTTAAAGAAAATCGGGACTCCGTTTTATACAACTAAAGACAATGGCACGGGTCTTGGACTCGGTGTTTCTTATGCTATTGCTGCACGACATCGAGCAAAAATTGATGTGCAGTCAAATAGTGACGGAACCATTTTTTCATTCAAATTTCAATTATAA
- a CDS encoding NUDIX hydrolase: MVQSKDTSTPKHILSAAAIVLNEQDELLLIKGPRRGWEMPGGQVEEGESLTEATIREVKEETGIDIEIQKFCGVFQNVESSIRNTLFLAKPIGGNLTTSAESLEVAYYPISEALEMVTWKNFRNRIEHCLDERKQPFYVAF, from the coding sequence ATGGTCCAAAGTAAAGACACGTCAACTCCCAAACATATCTTATCTGCAGCAGCTATAGTATTAAATGAACAAGATGAATTATTGTTGATCAAAGGTCCGCGCAGAGGATGGGAAATGCCCGGTGGTCAAGTAGAAGAAGGAGAATCGCTTACAGAAGCGACTATTCGCGAAGTAAAAGAAGAAACCGGAATCGATATTGAAATCCAAAAATTTTGTGGTGTGTTTCAAAATGTGGAAAGCTCCATTCGCAATACCTTGTTTTTAGCCAAGCCAATCGGTGGCAACTTAACCACGTCAGCAGAAAGCCTCGAAGTCGCGTATTATCCGATTAGCGAAGCGTTAGAAATGGTGACATGGAAAAACTTCAGAAATAGAATCGAGCATTGTCTCGATGAGCGCAAGCAACCATTTTATGTAGCGTTTTAA
- a CDS encoding DUF305 domain-containing protein, with amino-acid sequence MNAYVKFTVMILTSAFIMYWLTFLNTFQFDHIFYSETRVYMALIMGSTMAIVMLLFMWPMYKNKKANAVILGTSAVVFALSLWLVRSQTLIEDVKWMEAMIPHHSIAILTSERANISDPRVRELADSIIEAQRKEIAEMKKLIEDLEDEE; translated from the coding sequence ATGAATGCATATGTGAAATTTACTGTAATGATTTTGACTTCAGCTTTTATCATGTATTGGTTAACATTTTTGAATACGTTTCAGTTCGACCATATTTTCTATAGTGAAACCCGCGTGTATATGGCCTTGATCATGGGCTCTACAATGGCGATTGTTATGTTGCTCTTTATGTGGCCGATGTACAAAAACAAAAAAGCCAATGCGGTGATTCTCGGGACGAGTGCAGTCGTTTTTGCGCTTTCGTTATGGCTTGTTCGCAGTCAAACTTTAATCGAAGACGTTAAGTGGATGGAAGCCATGATTCCCCACCATTCGATTGCGATTTTGACGAGTGAACGCGCCAACATTTCAGACCCTCGCGTTCGTGAATTGGCAGACTCGATTATAGAAGCGCAACGAAAAGAAATTGCCGAAATGAAAAAGCTGATTGAAGACCTTGAAGACGAGGAATAA
- a CDS encoding DMT family transporter, with translation MKEKLIFSLLVVLTTGLMGSSFVVAKIGLIYISPLLLAGIRFTIAGSIMIFFVLLFKRKHPKNAATWGKVILIGAVQTAGVMGAIFLSLRTITSGESAILTFMNPLLVVLIGTLVMGMRYRIVQWFGVFVGFAGVFVTMGSHLDLQIGTLLGFLSAIFWAVGTLLIKKWGVSIDMWVLTAYQMLFGGLILLLGSAFLENAYIVINTISVSILLWLSIPASIIQFTIWFYLLQKGDSGKVSAFLFLAPFFGIVSGWLVLGEPIGLPLLIGGSLIFSGIFLVNWPEKRVPVKVTV, from the coding sequence TTGAAAGAAAAACTGATTTTCTCTTTATTGGTCGTCTTGACGACGGGATTGATGGGTTCATCTTTTGTAGTAGCGAAAATAGGCTTGATCTACATATCGCCTTTGTTGTTGGCGGGCATACGATTTACGATTGCTGGCAGTATTATGATTTTCTTTGTCTTGTTATTTAAAAGAAAACACCCTAAAAATGCTGCGACTTGGGGGAAAGTCATCTTAATCGGTGCTGTTCAAACTGCAGGCGTGATGGGAGCTATTTTCCTGAGTTTGCGAACGATTACTTCAGGGGAGTCCGCAATATTAACGTTTATGAATCCCCTATTGGTGGTATTGATCGGGACGTTGGTGATGGGCATGCGTTACCGAATCGTTCAATGGTTCGGAGTTTTCGTTGGTTTTGCGGGTGTTTTTGTCACGATGGGAAGTCATTTAGATCTTCAAATCGGGACATTGCTCGGCTTTTTAAGTGCCATATTTTGGGCTGTCGGAACACTTCTTATTAAAAAGTGGGGCGTCTCAATCGATATGTGGGTATTAACCGCCTATCAAATGTTGTTTGGCGGTCTCATCTTATTGCTTGGATCGGCCTTTTTAGAAAATGCCTACATAGTCATTAACACAATATCAGTGTCAATTTTATTATGGCTGTCAATTCCAGCTTCAATCATTCAATTTACGATTTGGTTTTACTTGTTGCAAAAAGGAGATTCGGGCAAAGTTAGCGCCTTTTTATTTTTAGCTCCTTTTTTCGGCATTGTATCTGGCTGGCTCGTGCTAGGAGAGCCAATTGGGTTGCCGTTATTAATCGGAGGCAGTTTGATTTTCTCAGGAATTTTCTTAGTCAATTGGCCAGAAAAACGGGTGCCAGTGAAAGTAACCGTATAG